GGGTCGCGCCGAGGCCGATCGCCAGGCAGAGCGCGGCCAGTAGCAGCATGGGCGCTTTCATCGCCGGCCCCGGATCGCGCGCGGGTTGCGGCCGGGCCTCCCGGGCGTGGCCGAGAAACACGACGGTGAACGCCTTGGCGAAGCAGGCCAGGGCCAGGCCGCCGATGGCCGACAGCGCGACGAGGATCGCCAGCCCGCCCCATACCGGGCCCTGGGCCGAAGCGGTGGCGCCCTGGAACGCGCCCAGGTACACGAGGAACTCGCTCGCGAACCCGTTGAACGGCGGCAGGCCGCAGATCGCCAGCGCGCCCGCAAGGAACGCCGCGGCGGTAACGGGCATCGCCTTGACCAGGCCGCCGAGCCGGTCGAGGTCCCGCGTCCCCGTCGCGTGCAGGACCGAGCCGGCGCCCAGGAAAAGAAGGCTCTTGAAGAGCGCGTGGTTCAGCACGTGGAACAGGCCGCCGGCGAATCCCGCGGCCGCCATCGCGGGCAGACCGTAGCGCACGCCCAGCAGGCCGACGCCCAGGCCGAGCATGATGATGCCGATGTTTTCCACGCTATGGTAAGCCAGCAGCCGCTTGAGATCGTGCTGGGCCAGCGCGTAGATCACGCCGAGCAGCCCGGAGGAAATCCCGATGGCCGTAAACCACCAGCCCGCCGCGGCCGGGACGGGGCCCAGCAGCCCAAGCAGCCGGACCAGCCCGTAGATGCCCATCTTGATCATCACGCCGGACATCACCGCGGACACGTGACTGGGCGCGGCGGGGTGCGCCTCGGGCAGCCACGTGTGGAGGGGAATGAAGCCCGCCTTTGTGCCGAACCCGACCAGCCCCAGCGCGAGGATCCAGCCCCCGCGGCCGGCGGCCGAGAAGCAATCGAAATCCAGCGAGCCGGCGGACGCGCCGAGGAGGATGAACATGATCAGCAGCGCGGCCGTGCCGAGCTGCGACGCGGCGAGGTACGTCCAGCCCGCCGCCCGCACGGAATCCTTTTCGTCCTCGAGCATGACCAGGCCGAACGAGCTCAAGGCCATCCCCTCCCACGCCACGAGGAAAAGCAGGGCGTTCCTCGACAGCACCACGAGGACCATGCAGGCGGTCAGCAGGTTGAACAGCGTCGCCGCGAGCGGCGCGCGCGGATGACGGCCCAGGTACTCGACCCCGTACACGGCGGCCAGCGCCGTGACGATCCAGACCGGCGCCAGGAAAAACGCGCCCAGCGCGTCCAATTCGAGGGAAAGCGAGCCGCCGGGAATCGACCATGGCAACCGGAACGATTCCGCCGCGGCGCCTCCGAGGAGTTGAAAGCAGGGAACAAGGCCGGCCACGGCGCCGGCGACCGCGCCGGCCGCGCCGAGCCAGCGAAGGCGCGGCAGGGCCAGGGCCAACAGGCCGGAGGCCAGCAGAATCCCGATGGCCCACAACGAGGAAGTCATGCCGGCGGCTCCTGCGCCGGCGCGGGGGCGGACAGCGAATCCTCCACCTTCCGCGCGGCATCCAGGATCTCGTCCCGGCTTCCCTGTCGCAGCAGGATCTCCTTGAACCCCGGGTCGCGAAGGCAGAACGAGAGGCGGGAGAGCAGGTGCAGATGTGCGCGTACGGAAGGCGTCACGAGGGTGAACAGCACGAACACCGGTTTCCCGTCCATGGCTTGGAAATCCACCGACTTCTCGAGAAAGCAAAGACAGACGAGCGGCTTGTCCACTTCGACGATCAGCGGGTTGCGCACATGGGGCACCGCGATGCCGTCGCCGATGCCCGTGGACTGCAGCGACTCCCGGGCCAGCAGGGCCTGGTAGAGAAAGTCGCGGTCCGTTGATTCCGGCAGGCGGAGGAGGCTCACGGTCGCCTTCAGGATGGACGCCTTGTCGGCGCCCTCGATCCGGTAGAAAATACCACCGTTCAGCAGGCCTTCCGACAGCGACGGGATGGCGACCTCCGGTCCATTTTCCTGGAAAAGTGTCGGCGAGAAATTGACCTTCTTGGCCGTGGCCCATTCAAAAAGGAGCGCGCGGTTGATGCGATACTGTCCTTCGATCCGGTACGCGGGCAGTTTCTGATCCTGAATCCAGCGGTAGACCGTCTTTTCGGCGACGTTGAGAATGGCGGCTGCCTGCTTAACCGTTAGCTGCATGCTGGAAATAGTGAGCAAAAGCAGAGAGAATTGTCAATCTAATATGAAAATAGTCATTGAAATATAATATGTTCTATTATAGAACACATTTTACAGATCATGCATGACGGCTGATACCAGGTACGGGTGAGAGGCGGTACGAACGGCGTCGCAGAGCTCCGCCCTCCAGTGGCAGGAATCATGGAGGGGCGAGCTCCTGCGAGCCCGAAATCTACCCGCATTCACCCGGATTTGGTCTGATACCAGGCCTGGATGAAGAGCTGGGGCGGCTCTTCCGCAGGCATCGTGCGCTACTCCGTCTTTTTCCCGAGGCGCCACGCCCGAGGGGTGATCCCGGTTCCGGCCCTGAACACGCGGGAGAAGTAGTTCGCGTCCGGGAAACCCGAGCGGGCCGCCACCTCGGCAATACTCAACGCGCGGTCCCGCAGGAGCGCCCTGGATCTCTGCAAGCGGGCCTTCATCAGGAAGGCCTTGAAGGTCTGTCCCGCATGCCGCCGGAACAGGGCTGAAAAGTGATTGGGAGTCAGGATCGCAGCCCGGGCGATATCCGCCACCGTGTAGGGGGGCGCCGGATTGGACCGCACAACGGTCATCACCACATCCACCAGGGCCGATCCGGTTTGCCGGTGGAGGTCTTGAAAAGGATGGCTTTTCGTCGCCGGCGCCGCAACGGCTTCCTTCTCTGCCGCGCCCGAATCCGATCGGAATGGCATTCCCGCCATCAGTTCGCCGATAACGGACGCGGCCACCCCGATGACGCTTTTTACCAGGCGTTCCTTCCGGGGCGTCAGATGCGGCAACTTCCCGTAGGCGTCCCGGAGTTTCCTCACGTCCAGGGCAAGTCCCCGGGCGTGCTCGCGAGCTTCGGTCCATCCCCTGGCCCCGCGACCCGGCGCGAAGGCGCAGGAGCCGACGACGAGAAACTCCGGATCCACTGTCCGCCCGGACCGGACCGGCGCGGCGAACACCGCGATGCCGCCGTGGCAGGAGTGCCGGACCAGCCCTCGGTTCCAGGCGGCAACGGCCAGCAGCGACCGGCACGTGCTGCAGCGCTCGCGCCCGCCCTCCGCGCCATGGATCAGGCGGCAGAACTCCGGCAGCGCGATCCCCTCGCCCGCCTCCGCGACCTCCACCTTCTGATCCCTTCCGGGACGGACAAGGACCAGCCCGACGCCCGCCTGCTCGCGCATCAGCGCGTCCAGGGCGCGCACGCTCTCCGTGCGGCAAATCGTCCGCAACCGGCCGCCTTCCGACACAGGGGGCGGGCTCATTTATCGCTCTCGTGTAGAAATATGCTATTAAATAACATGAAGTAAAATTAAACAGGCCACGCTTTCTTTGTCAATCGTAGAATTATGCTATTAACGGCGCCGGGCGGGCGGGTATGTTGACGGCCAGAGAAGAGGGAACCTGTCGACGGGAATGAACATGGACATCACCCGAAGGTCATTTTTAAAGTACTGCGGGCTTTCGGCGGCCGCGATCGGGCTGGACCCGTTCGACCTGGGTC
This window of the Kiritimatiellia bacterium genome carries:
- a CDS encoding PTS sugar transporter subunit IIA gives rise to the protein MQLTVKQAAAILNVAEKTVYRWIQDQKLPAYRIEGQYRINRALLFEWATAKKVNFSPTLFQENGPEVAIPSLSEGLLNGGIFYRIEGADKASILKATVSLLRLPESTDRDFLYQALLARESLQSTGIGDGIAVPHVRNPLIVEVDKPLVCLCFLEKSVDFQAMDGKPVFVLFTLVTPSVRAHLHLLSRLSFCLRDPGFKEILLRQGSRDEILDAARKVEDSLSAPAPAQEPPA
- a CDS encoding helix-turn-helix domain-containing protein gives rise to the protein MSPPPVSEGGRLRTICRTESVRALDALMREQAGVGLVLVRPGRDQKVEVAEAGEGIALPEFCRLIHGAEGGRERCSTCRSLLAVAAWNRGLVRHSCHGGIAVFAAPVRSGRTVDPEFLVVGSCAFAPGRGARGWTEAREHARGLALDVRKLRDAYGKLPHLTPRKERLVKSVIGVAASVIGELMAGMPFRSDSGAAEKEAVAAPATKSHPFQDLHRQTGSALVDVVMTVVRSNPAPPYTVADIARAAILTPNHFSALFRRHAGQTFKAFLMKARLQRSRALLRDRALSIAEVAARSGFPDANYFSRVFRAGTGITPRAWRLGKKTE